A stretch of DNA from Coccidioides posadasii str. Silveira chromosome 1, complete sequence:
CGTGTATCCGTACACAAGCCCTGCGGCACCAGACAGGAGGCGGAAATCATACTCAAAGTGACCTTTTTTCTCACGGGCGAGATATTGGGAAATAGTTCCGGTAAGGAAAAGTATCACGACGACGGTGGTGGCGATCCAAAAGGGCCCGTAGAGATCCGCATTGCCGTCTAAAACATCAAGGAAATTAGAGCGCGGATATAACGTTGCCGTGCAACGCCGGAAGACTTCGCTGGTGTCCACGTCGAAATACTGTGCGTAGTATGATAGAGTCCAAAAGCGATGCTTGGAAGGTGTGCCGCCGGGAGAGGTGTCTCGTCGGGAGGAGCTGCCTCCTAGGAATGGGGTCGAATTGGGACGGGACTTGTTGGCATTGCGGGAACTCTCCTCAAAGTCTGTTCTTGTTAGTATGATATGGCACTGGACTATTGGCAATGATATTGCTGCCTACTTGAGGTGTGGAATTCCAGGTCCTCTTGGAGGTCGGTGTGCCCAAGGTCGCCCTACAGCAGCTATCTGTCAATTGTtttctttgaattttcaGCCTTGCCGTAAAGCAGGATGTTACTATACCTCAGCATCTATATCGACGACAACGTCGTAGCCGCGGTTGGCCATGATGAGCAGCTGGGATCGAGAGCTGGAAGGCTGCCGGGAAGTCCAGAGTTCGCCAAAACACACGATTGATTACGTGGTGGGAGCTGGGAGTTGAATCATTTATCGCCACGCACCAGCCGTGCTCCTAGGCTCAAGCCACCCCTTGTGGCGTAGACCAGCCCCTTGGGTGCCCCGACGCCACAGAAGGTGCCTTATGTATTTTAGTAGACGTCCAGAACTGCGTTCTTTACGACTAGCAACCACGGAAGATGCTGCTGTGTATTGAAGGATGGTACAAGCTTCTCGCGTAGATCCATCGAACATGAGCGTTATCTCTGCCATGCTTACGGTACTTGGAATGGCAGTATGAACGCTGATTTAGCAAAATCAACAAGCTGACAATCGTGTTCTGATTCTGGGTGATAGTATAAGACGTAGTCTGCTCGCGGGTAATCACTACTGCTCACGATACCGAAGATATTAGACTAGCAACCGGCGTACCGTCTTGTTCCGGGCACTTGGCGACCCTAGATGTTTATCTTGTCATCTCCGTGCATTAGCGCTACTCCGCAGAGCGCAGAAGTCCCCCGAACCATTGTGGTGCAAAATGAACATTTCCAGATGGGATTCTTAGAGTATATTCCACAAGTTCTCAAAATGGAACAGGCTGACCAAAACTTCTTCTAATTCATGCTATTTGTCCTTCATAAACTCATCACCTCAGCTTCCTCTCTGAGTATTCCCCCACAAGTACCCAAGTTCCTCAACCAATGCTCTCACCGGTGAAAGGCATCGGCAACGACAAGTCGAGcaaatgaaaaatctctaGCATCACGGATAATGTACACAGACTCATGGACCAAGTCTCAATCAAAGAAGCCCAGGTAGAGCTTAAGAAAGTTGAAATATCAATCTGTTAATTCCTCTCAACACTGACATGTATCAAGCAAAAAAGTAGACAGACTgacaaaaaaataaagggggaaagaacaaaaaggaaaacggATAAAAAAAACCATCCAGGCCAAAGAACTTTTGCCCTCCCTTCCGTCCTAAAGTGGAAAAGTAGAAATTATGCCTTTCGAATCCTGATGTTGCAAGGCAGCGCACGAGGAACAGAAAATTGACGCGCGCAGGCTGAGAGAAAGGGATGCGGAGAAGAAgcgaggagaagaaaaggtgCGGATGGTATCTCTGCATCAAGAGACGGAAGACCTCATGGATATCCATTAAGAACGCCGTCCTTAACATGAAGCTCCGAAGCAGCAGAacatcagagcaagacatTAACATAAGAGCATACGAGGctggaaaaaaagaaggaaggaTGAATCACACATGCGAAGTAATCATAAAGAACATCATATCAAAGAAAAAGCCCCGAGTAAGACAAGTCATTCATTCCGTACAAAGGGTTCTCATCTAAGACTTCGTTTCCTCCGTGGTCTCTTGGCTAGCATCCTTCGATTTGTTTGCGTCAGCCGCAGGTTCTCCGCTTTCGCCACCTTTGTTCTTCACGTATTCGTCATAAACTGTAAGAGCCTCATCGACCTTGGCTTTGAGGGCAGCATCATCGTCGACCCTAGTTAAAATTGTAAGCTATGCCGTCAAAAAGACAGACCGGAGCGCAGATGAAACTTACAAAGCAAGTAGTTCAGCGTTATCCATCTCTAGAAGCATACCCGTAATCTTACCCGCGAGCTCAGGCTGCTGGGCCTGGATCTTTGGGTAGATTGCCTCACCAAGCATCTGCTTCTGCTGGGCGGGTGGTGCGGCATTCAATACTTGAAGAGTGAGGCCACTTGGGCTGGCGTTTTCATCACGTTGGCCCACGGCCTGGGCTGGGGCCCCTTGTCCACGACCGGCTTGTCCTGGGCGTCCCATACCTTGTTGCACTGGCATTCCGCGTCCATACTGACCACCTGGACCCATTCCTTGGACATTTGGCGGCATACCTTGGCCGCTAGGGGCTTGACCACGTCCTCTACCGAATGGAGCTTGTACTTGGCCCATCTGAGGATAGTTAAGACCGTTTGGAATTCCAGCACCCTGCATACCCATGGGTAGGCCCTGGGCACCAATTCCATAGGCGTTGGGTGGGATTTGCTGATTAGGGTTCATACCGCGGCCACCTTGTTGTCCAGGGAAGCCACCGAACTGACCATGTCGACCACCTGGCATTCCTGGAATCACCATACCAGGTTGCTGGAATGGCATACCACCGCGCTGATTCGGAATGAAATTCTGCTGGCCGGGGCCATAAAACACTGCAGGCTGCATGAACTAACATGGAGTTAGCGCTACTTTAACTTGGGAAAACAGATATATTGTTAAACTCACCGGCTGCGGCATTCCGGCGGCCGCGGCCGCTTGCTGCTGTCTAATTGTGTTACGGGCCTGGATACTTGCCTCGAGCTGTGCAAAGAAGTCAGTAAGAGGGCCTGGTTGGATAACTAGATCGACACGGAAATAAAACTAACCTGGCTTCTTCGAACATCCTTGCGTTGAGCCAATGCAACATACAGAGGTTTTCCGTGCACCATACGCTGATTCATCTCCGTGACAGCCTTTGAAGCCTCATCGGGACTGCTAAAGCACACGAATCCAAAGCCCTTGCTCTTTCCAAGAGGCTTCTTCTCGGATTTTTTGGACTCGGCCTTGTTTTCCTTGTTGTCCTTGTTTTCGGCATTGTCGCCAGCCTCGTCCTTCGGCTCCTCCTCCTTGGTCTCGGGTTCCTTGGAGTCTTTCTTTGCCTCTTTTTCTGAATCAGATGTTGATTCTGGGGCGAAATCCCGCATGACCTTGGCGGAGGTAATAGTACCATAGCTGCTGAAAAGCTCTCGTAGTTTCTCGTCGTCAATATCATCACTAAGGTTCTTGATGTAGAGGTTGACTCCCTGGTATTTCGAGGCCTTCTCAATGCGGGCAGCCTCATACTGCTTGCGAAGCTCCTCCTCACGTTCATGTTTCTTTTGAGCACGTCCAACATAGAGTTTCTGGCCCTTAAAGTCTTTGTCGTTTAAGGCTTCGacggcagcagcagcattatcatgactAGTGAAGTTGACAAATCCGAAACCACGGCTCTTACCGGACTCCGCATCGCGAGCGAGAGTAGCGGAGGTGATTTCTCCAAATTTCTCGAAAAGATCACGGAACTCCTCCTCTGTGGTATCTTGGTCGATGTTCTTCACGTAGACGTTTGTGAAGTTTGCCTTCATTTCCTCGAATTTGCTCTGACGGTCCTTCTTGGCAATGTGGTGACCAACAAACACTTTCTTATCGTTCAGCAACATGCCATTGACATGTTTGATGGCGTTCTGGGCAGCCTCAGCAGTCTCATAATGAACGAAGCCATAACCCTTGGAGTTGCCGAACTCATCCTGCGCGACCTTGCAGCTAAGGATGTTACCGAAAGCGGCGAATGTGTCGTGAAGGGCCTTGTTGTCGATAGCAGTATCCAAGTTCTTGATAAAGACATTGCCCTGACCAGTCTTGCGGAGAGCTGGGTCACGCTGAGACCACATAATACGGCAGGGGCGGCCCTTGATCAAGGTATAGTTGAGATCTTCCAAAGCACGCTCGCCGTCGGCGGTGTTGTTGTAGTTGACGTAGGCATAACCCAAAGATCTTCTGGTAACAGCATCACGGCAGACACGGATGGACGCAACTTGGCCAATAGAGGAGAAGAGTTCGAACAGCATGGCCTCGGTGACGGAAGGATCTAGCTCGCCGACATAGAGGGAGGCAGAGTGGGGTTGAGCGGTCGGGGTGGTAGAGGAGGTAGTCTGGCTAGCTTCGCCAGCGGTGGTATCGGCGGCGATGTTGGCATTGCTGCCATTCGTGGCAGACTCAGGTGCAGCACCTGGAGTTGTGTCAACTGGAGGGTTGGTGGCGGTCTCTGCAGACATtttggcctttttttttttattttagtTTTTTTAAAGTCtgggagaagaggagagtTAGCAGACTTCGGTTACTTCATGGaggtgaagaagaagaagaagaagaagaagaagaagaagaagaagaagaagaaagcggTTTTTCAAGGTAGCTTGGTGTGTTTGTGCGCTTCCAGTTTGTCATGTGAGACGGCCGTGGACAAACGAGGCTCGCAAAGAAACAAAACAGACCTCAGCAAGTCGATGGCGGGTGTGAAGATGCCACAGAGCCGAATACGATTGCTTTGCTAAAGGGTGCGCGGGTGGGAAAGGTTATGTCAATTGCGGGTGGGCAACGGAAAGACGCGAGGTTGAAGTGAGATTTGATATGCCACAACGAAGCAGTAAAAAACGACTTACCACGAAAACCTCGAAGAGAGGCAATTCTTTTTTTGAGAAGTTACGAGTAATTTTCAGGAAGGGGAAGGGGGCAGGAAACAACAATCGAGAAGAACAATCTTTTTCAACGTGGCCTGAACAGCTCCTGGGTCTGTTTAAGCGAGgagaaaagaggaagaagactttTCGACGGGAGATGGATGGTTGTGAGAGAGAGcgaggagagggagagaaagagagcgAGCGAGCTGCAACTTTTTTTGCCAAAAACCGAAACGGAAAATCTGTGATAATGCGCTAAACCCAATCGGGCAGCCATGGCCTGGTGCTGAaattttctgcttttttttttctttttttttttcccacaCGTTCGTTGGGCGGGTGGCTCGACTCGACCGGTTTTGTTCGCTGGAAACTTCCTCCAAAACCTACCAGACTTGCGCTGCATGGCACACTTTGCCTGCCCGATCCGCTTCCATACCCCGTTGCTTgatagatatatatatatggtTTAACAGAGTGTGGACTTTGCTGTCTTTGGAATCAAATTTAATGACCTCTGATGATGCCCTGTTGCAGGTACTCATTCTCTACAGGCTGTCACTGTACATTCCGAAGGCAGTAACAATACAATAACACCGGGTCAAACGCATTCCACCATgctctcccccccccccccccccccccccccccaaatgAATGGACCTAAACCCGTGGCTTTCCACTTTTATCTGCCAGGGCAAACTGGTCTAGAACGACGGCAGATAAAGAATTGGGTAACCCGCAATCACGCCCACACAAGGCCACTCTCTTTCTGCTTTCTCTAACTGAGATCGAATCCCGCCCCGGAGTTGATCGCGTACATCAGTTTCTCGTGAAGAGTCCTTGCGCTTGTATAGCGCGGCAACTTCAAGAGATTTGCACAGGTGCTGGTGCTAGGCAGCCGCTCTTCGTCAGAACTTGAATCTCGGATGCTGAATCGCGGATTTAAATGGCTGAATCCCAGAAGCGGGGCTCGAGGCGTTGAGGTGACGAATTTCAACACTTTCTGTCGGTCAGTGTTGGGCATTGATTCCATCACCTGCCAGAACAATTTCACCGTCATGTGCTCCTCCATGTCATCACCAAGCGTGTACACGCCGCTGTACACTGTATTGCGCCGTAGGTCTGCAACGTCGATCTCTCCCGAATCGCCGCCGACGAGTCTCTGAAGTTCCCCTTGGTTGAACATGGAGAGCCAAGAGGGCTGAATTATCTGTCCAACACCTTGCAGGAACGCATTTGTTTGCAGGTAAGGCTGAGCTTGAAGTCTGTGGCGTGCAATATACGAGATGTACACCAGTCGATTCTGGTTTGTCACGGCGATGTTGGACCCATTTGGCTTGAGTTCCCTCGTGATAGTTTGCGCCTTCTCTGGATCATCGGGCCCTGTGCCAGGAACCGTAACTGTATCTGTCACGGTAAAGTTGAGAGAAAAATCTTCCACGTTGCCAGGATAGTTCTTGAGTTGTAACTACACATGGAAAATTAGTAACATATCAATCTATAATCGAATACCTGGTTGAAAACGTACCAAACCCTGATATAGGCTCTCATCCAAGTCCCGAATATCATTAAGATTGGCACGGTAAGCTGACTCCTTTGAAGCCAAACTCGAACCACCAGTCAGGGCCCATTTTAATAGAAAGAATCCTGCGAAATTAACATCAACCAAAATGCCTTCATAAAGGCATTTTCCAATAACCCGACCGAGAAACTCGTAACGTTTTAACAATTCTCTGATCTGCTGGTTCCACTCTGCGCTCCTCTCGGGGACTCCAGCTTGTCGAAGGAGGGCCTTGCGCTGTTCCACCGCCGTCGGATTAGGATATAGCAAATGCTGGTCATTCTCTGAGAAGAGGCTCAACACCCCGGAAGGGTCAAACGCGTCGTTAATGATGCTCGTTAAAAATTCTTTTGTCACTCCTCCACCGTCAATGCCTGCCTCGACCGTATCAAACTTATCAATGAACGTAATTTGGATAGGTTCCTTTAGGCCCTCTCCCAGAGGATAAAACTGTTCAAAGGCATCTTCAAAAAGGTTCTCTCGCCGTATATTTGCATGATGTTTGGCAAGGATGTCCTGTGCCATCAGGCGCCCATCTAAGTTAAGAGACATCGAGTTCTGAGCCACAGACAAGCGCCATGCGTCAGGATCAACGTACCCCTTCCGTCTCCGTATTTGATCTCTGTAAATGAACTCCCTAAAAATCTGTACTCGGGTAGTGAATGGAATGAAAAATGGCATATTGCGTAAAATCTCCAATCGCGGAGCGACTGCTTCCAGTTCCTTTTTACGCGCAGCTTGCTGCTGTCTTTTCCTAAGGAGCTCGGTCCGACGAACCTGCTGTGCTCGACCGGTACCTACCAGTCCAAGGAAATGTCCGAGATCATCGTCTTCTAGAGCTTCATTTTCTAGGTCGGATTCTTCGTCGTCTTGCAGTTGATGTCTATTCTCCTCTTCGGCTACAACAGTGGGAATAAACCCTTCCATATCAAATCGATCGGTCATCAGCCAATGGCCATCCGGCAAAAACTTTCGACGAGAACTAAGTCAAAAGTTAGTAGGTGCATTTTGCTTCTAGGAAACAAAGAGCAACTTACTCTCTCTCATGGACCATCCTTAAAAGCCCAATCACTAGTCCTTTAAAGTACTCAAGGGGTATTCCAGTTACACCCCCAAGCTCTTTGCTCTTCGGCTTCACGTTTGAACTCTTTTGTGTTAACATGACCGCAGAGGCATTGAAATAATCGCGTATCCCAACGCGCTCCGTTTCAACTTCGTCAGATGCCAGATCCGCGGCACTCCAGTATAAAGTAAAGGCTAGATTTTTCAAGAAGATCGTTAAATATTTCACTTCTGCAAGCGGTAGAGTGCTCTCCTTCGTCCATGATGTATTTCGGTTGAAGACAAAGCCATCGAGTGATCCGCCGGAGAAGAATTCTTCATCATCTAGGACCTTTAGGAGAAACGTATAGAGTtcgaggaagaggagaatAATAGTCCATTCCTGTTCACGTCCGGGCCAACTTGTACTGGGTTGGTCAGCTATACCTCGTCCTTTCGTGGAGGATGCCTTCAACATCTCCAGAATTTCGCCAGGTCTCTCAACCACGGTGCGATAAACCTTTGTTGATTTCGTTGCATTCCAGAAATACTTGATAGCAGGCATTCGAGAAGATATCAAACCTCCCCGTTCGGTGGTGGACGCGGAACCTAGGTATAACCACATCCGAATCTCATCACCTCTGCGAGGGAAAATCCTGAGAAGGGTCAACGCATATGTGGCAAGACTCTTTGCTTCGTCTTCGGCTTGATCATCCATTCCGGGCAACCCATCAACACCAGCACGGGACAGTAGTTGGGTGATATTGTTCTGATTGACTAGACTGAGGAGCTCATACCGAACAAAAGGTGGAAGTGGGTTGTATCCTTTGGATACGTCTTCCTCTTCAACATCTATCCTCTGCGAAATGTCTGTGGCAACAGAACTTAATAGGGACGACACAGCCTTCACAAATAAACTCTCCGGGGCTTGCTCGGAAAATGTGGATCCTAACGCGTGCCTGTGGAAGAAG
This window harbors:
- a CDS encoding uncharacterized protein (EggNog:ENOG410PKFD~COG:S~TransMembrane:5 (o117-137i149-170o190-207i214-233o245-268i)~BUSCO:11475at33183) — encoded protein: MANRGYDVVVDIDAEGDLGHTDLQEDLEFHTSNFEESSRNANKSRPNSTPFLGGSSSRRDTSPGGTPSKHRFWTLSYYAQYFDVDTSEVFRRCTATLYPRSNFLDVLDGNADLYGPFWIATTVVVILFLTGTISQYLAREKKGHFEYDFRLLSGAAGLVYGYTGVIPIALWGALRWFGSTSADLIECWALYGYANLIWIAVALVSWSPLTALNWVLVGVGFGWTVFFLLRNLYPVLSTADTRASKILLILVIVLHAGLAIAIKVLFFAHGSPAKKHKDKGKDDDDKDKMARMLF
- a CDS encoding uncharacterized protein (TransMembrane:1 (n8-16c21/22o94-115i)), giving the protein MLMSCSDVLLLRSFMLRTAFLMDIHEVFRLLMQRYHPHLFFSSLLLRIPFSQPARVNFLFLVRCLATSGFERHNFYFSTLGRKGGQKFFGLDGFFYPFSFLFFPPLFFCQSVYFFA
- the PAB1_1 gene encoding Protein phosphatase PP2A regulatory subunit B (EggNog:ENOG410PFWK~COG:A~BUSCO:3880at33183), translating into MSAETATNPPVDTTPGAAPESATNGSNANIAADTTAGEASQTTSSTTPTAQPHSASLYVGELDPSVTEAMLFELFSSIGQVASIRVCRDAVTRRSLGYAYVNYNNTADGERALEDLNYTLIKGRPCRIMWSQRDPALRKTGQGNVFIKNLDTAIDNKALHDTFAAFGNILSCKVAQDEFGNSKGYGFVHYETAEAAQNAIKHVNGMLLNDKKVFVGHHIAKKDRQSKFEEMKANFTNVYVKNIDQDTTEEEFRDLFEKFGEITSATLARDAESGKSRGFGFVNFTSHDNAAAAVEALNDKDFKGQKLYVGRAQKKHEREEELRKQYEAARIEKASKYQGVNLYIKNLSDDIDDEKLRELFSSYGTITSAKVMRDFAPESTSDSEKEAKKDSKEPETKEEEPKDEAGDNAENKDNKENKAESKKSEKKPLGKSKGFGFVCFSSPDEASKAVTEMNQRMVHGKPLYVALAQRKDVRRSQLEASIQARNTIRQQQAAAAAGMPQPFMQPAVFYGPGQQNFIPNQRGGMPFQQPGMVIPGMPGGRHGQFGGFPGQQGGRGMNPNQQIPPNAYGIGAQGLPMGMQGAGIPNGLNYPQMGQVQAPFGRGRGQAPSGQGMPPNVQGMGPGGQYGRGMPVQQGMGRPGQAGRGQGAPAQAVGQRDENASPSGLTLQVLNAAPPAQQKQMLGEAIYPKIQAQQPELAGKITGMLLEMDNAELLALVDDDAALKAKVDEALTVYDEYVKNKGGESGEPAADANKSKDASQETTEETKS
- a CDS encoding uncharacterized protein (EggNog:ENOG410PFFK~COG:O~BUSCO:823at33183), translating into MFQSFTGNSRRPRQVNLSSRSSVNPFAAHSPSKRHPPSAHGSQATLAIAQQERLRRQLDRERLNSSRTIQRTWRGYIARKTTRASWRIEWDTYEQERNPGYRLPDCAAGRLTSGPPTQYPTASDCVRQLKILLAFIDASDQDDAVRLDYFSRAFQRTVEEMPSLLVEGEWAVLLSRLATTTLRVISTSRLGSPAFITDDKLRLLMFLTKLVPRPMANKAREYYQVMATLTTSPWARSGDTNMTRGLITQAVLAILQPITSDTLEAYEWFARTYLTIPSLEDHLGSLNELAVGVNYKLLASVLDSHILQSQQFLSSNDTVGRIWLLAYFIFFHRHALGSTFSEQAPESLFVKAVSSLLSSVATDISQRIDVEEEDVSKGYNPLPPFVRYELLSLVNQNNITQLLSRAGVDGLPGMDDQAEDEAKSLATYALTLLRIFPRRGDEIRMWLYLGSASTTERGGLISSRMPAIKYFWNATKSTKVYRTVVERPGEILEMLKASSTKGRGIADQPSTSWPGREQEWTIILLFLELYTFLLKVLDDEEFFSGGSLDGFVFNRNTSWTKESTLPLAEVKYLTIFLKNLAFTLYWSAADLASDEVETERVGIRDYFNASAVMLTQKSSNVKPKSKELGGVTGIPLEYFKGLVIGLLRMVHERDSRRKFLPDGHWLMTDRFDMEGFIPTVVAEEENRHQLQDDEESDLENEALEDDDLGHFLGLVGTGRAQQVRRTELLRKRQQQAARKKELEAVAPRLEILRNMPFFIPFTTRVQIFREFIYRDQIRRRKGYVDPDAWRLSVAQNSMSLNLDGRLMAQDILAKHHANIRRENLFEDAFEQFYPLGEGLKEPIQITFIDKFDTVEAGIDGGGVTKEFLTSIINDAFDPSGVLSLFSENDQHLLYPNPTAVEQRKALLRQAGVPERSAEWNQQIRELLKRYEFLGRVIGKCLYEGILVDVNFAGFFLLKWALTGGSSLASKESAYRANLNDIRDLDESLYQGLLQLKNYPGNVEDFSLNFTVTDTVTVPGTGPDDPEKAQTITRELKPNGSNIAVTNQNRLVYISYIARHRLQAQPYLQTNAFLQGVGQIIQPSWLSMFNQGELQRLVGGDSGEIDVADLRRNTVYSGVYTLGDDMEEHMTVKLFWQVMESMPNTDRQKVLKFVTSTPRAPLLGFSHLNPRFSIRDSSSDEERLPSTSTCANLLKLPRYTSARTLHEKLMYAINSGAGFDLS